In the Streptomyces fradiae ATCC 10745 = DSM 40063 genome, one interval contains:
- the tuf gene encoding elongation factor Tu: MAKAKFERTKPHVNIGTIGHIDHGKTTLTAAITKVLHDKYPDLNEASAFDQIDKAPEERQRGITISIAHVEYQTESRHYAHVDCPGHADYIKNMITGAAQMDGAILVVAATDGPMPQTKEHVLLARQVGVPYIVVALNKADMVDDEEILELVELEVRELLSEYEFPGDDVPVVKVSALKALEGDPEWAESVLNLMNAVDEAIPQPERDVDKPFLMPIEDVFTITGRGTVVTGRIERGVLKVNETVDIIGIKTEKTTTTVTGIEMFRKLLDEGQAGENVGLLLRGIKREDVERGQVIIKPGSVTPHTEFEAQAYILSKDEGGRHTPFFNNYRPQFYFRTTDVTGVVTLPEGTEMVMPGDNTTMSVSLIQPVAMEEGLKFAIREGGRTVGAGQVTKIVK; encoded by the coding sequence GTGGCGAAGGCGAAGTTCGAGCGGACTAAGCCGCACGTCAACATCGGCACCATCGGTCACATCGACCACGGTAAGACGACCCTCACGGCCGCCATTACCAAGGTGCTGCACGACAAGTACCCGGACCTGAACGAGGCCTCGGCCTTCGACCAGATCGACAAGGCTCCTGAGGAGCGCCAGCGCGGTATCACCATCTCCATCGCGCACGTCGAGTACCAGACCGAGTCGCGTCACTACGCGCACGTGGACTGCCCGGGTCACGCGGACTACATCAAGAACATGATCACCGGTGCCGCTCAGATGGACGGCGCCATCCTCGTGGTCGCCGCCACCGACGGCCCGATGCCGCAGACCAAGGAGCACGTGCTCCTGGCCCGCCAGGTCGGCGTTCCGTACATCGTCGTCGCCCTGAACAAGGCCGACATGGTGGACGACGAGGAGATCCTGGAGCTCGTCGAGCTCGAGGTGCGTGAGCTCCTCTCCGAGTACGAGTTCCCGGGCGACGACGTTCCGGTCGTCAAGGTCTCCGCTCTGAAGGCGCTCGAGGGCGACCCGGAGTGGGCCGAGTCGGTCCTGAACCTGATGAACGCCGTCGACGAGGCCATCCCGCAGCCGGAGCGCGACGTCGACAAGCCGTTCCTCATGCCGATCGAGGACGTCTTCACGATCACCGGTCGCGGTACGGTCGTCACCGGCCGTATCGAGCGTGGTGTCCTGAAGGTCAACGAGACCGTCGACATCATCGGCATCAAGACCGAGAAGACCACCACCACGGTCACCGGCATCGAGATGTTCCGCAAGCTGCTCGACGAGGGCCAGGCCGGTGAGAACGTCGGTCTGCTCCTCCGTGGCATCAAGCGCGAGGACGTCGAGCGCGGCCAGGTCATCATCAAGCCGGGCTCGGTCACCCCGCACACCGAGTTCGAGGCGCAGGCCTACATCCTGTCCAAGGACGAGGGTGGCCGCCACACGCCGTTCTTCAACAACTACCGCCCGCAGTTCTACTTCCGTACCACGGACGTGACCGGCGTCGTGACCCTCCCCGAGGGCACCGAGATGGTCATGCCGGGCGACAACACCACCATGTCGGTCTCGCTGATCCAGCCGGTCGCCATGGAGGAGGGCCTGAAGTTCGCCATCCGTGAGGGTGGCCGGACCGTCGGCGCCGGCCAGGTCACCAAGATCGTCAAGTAA
- a CDS encoding FAD-dependent monooxygenase — MQIAQTVLISGAGVAGSALAYWLRRHGYAPTLVERAPAPRSGGQAIDVRGVALDVIDRMGLLEEVRAHRTHMRGMSVLNADGEEVHRSTEYTLSSGRLADPDVELMRDDLVRLLRGSTREGVEYVYGDAVEAIEESAEGVRVAFVNGPDRVFGLVVGADGLHSGVRRLVFGPEEQFNRHLGQYLSVFTAENFLGLEDWQVWLRDGGAGFAAMTVSGNSRLRVAFGFESPRMAGDHRDAEWLRGLVVERAERLRWAEGRKLAAYARKAGDFYCDAMAQVHLDHWSRGRVVLLGDAGYCASPLSGQGTSLALVGAYVLAGELAKAGGDHSAAFARYEGRMRPFVAANQALATEAPGGPASEESMERAKSAIVLDEGGDGRDA, encoded by the coding sequence ATGCAGATCGCACAGACCGTACTCATCTCCGGCGCCGGGGTCGCCGGGTCCGCGCTGGCGTACTGGCTGCGCCGGCACGGCTACGCGCCGACGCTGGTCGAGCGGGCGCCGGCGCCCCGCAGCGGCGGTCAGGCGATCGACGTGCGGGGCGTGGCGCTCGACGTGATCGACCGGATGGGGCTCCTGGAGGAGGTCCGCGCGCACCGCACGCACATGCGCGGGATGTCGGTGCTGAACGCCGACGGCGAGGAGGTCCACCGCAGCACCGAGTACACCCTGAGCAGCGGGCGGCTCGCCGATCCGGACGTCGAGTTGATGCGCGACGACCTGGTGCGGCTGCTGCGAGGGAGCACGCGGGAAGGCGTCGAGTACGTCTACGGGGACGCGGTCGAAGCGATCGAGGAGTCGGCGGAAGGGGTGCGGGTCGCCTTCGTGAACGGTCCGGACCGGGTCTTCGGCCTCGTCGTCGGCGCCGACGGGCTGCACTCGGGGGTGCGGCGGCTTGTCTTCGGGCCCGAGGAGCAGTTCAACCGCCACCTGGGCCAGTACCTGTCGGTCTTCACCGCCGAGAACTTCCTCGGCCTGGAGGACTGGCAGGTGTGGCTGCGGGACGGCGGCGCCGGTTTCGCCGCGATGACGGTGTCCGGGAACAGCAGACTGCGCGTGGCGTTCGGTTTCGAGTCGCCCCGCATGGCCGGCGACCACAGGGACGCGGAGTGGCTGCGCGGGCTCGTCGTCGAGCGGGCCGAGAGGCTGCGCTGGGCCGAGGGCCGCAAGCTGGCGGCGTACGCCCGCAAGGCCGGCGACTTCTACTGCGACGCGATGGCCCAGGTCCATCTGGACCACTGGTCGCGCGGACGCGTCGTGCTGCTGGGCGACGCCGGCTACTGCGCGTCACCGCTCTCCGGGCAGGGCACCAGCCTGGCCCTGGTGGGGGCCTACGTCCTGGCGGGCGAGCTGGCGAAAGCGGGTGGTGACCACTCCGCGGCGTTCGCCCGCTACGAGGGGCGGATGCGGCCCTTCGTCGCCGCGAACCAGGCGCTCGCGACGGAGGCCCCGGGCGGTCCGGCGTCGGAGGAGTCGATGGAGCGGGCGAAGAGCGCGATCGTGCTCGACGAGGGCGGCGACGGGCGCGACGCGTAG
- a CDS encoding PIG-L family deacetylase, translating to MNEIPGGRPHAAVSRTTGAPSPADHTGDTAPGTAPRRPRPTRRRTLAAALGLAGATALAGALGGCSVPAPRRGGPTADPAPGMPITGSRRAQLMQIMAHPDDDLYFMNPDCQRMVDAGVPLVCVYVTAGEHNGKNHIPGRTGETVADKEDYSSARHQGLRQAYAQMIGLDRFTPWQKGVATLRGDRQAEINTLAHGNRRVELVFLNLAMHAPRRWMALPSLWEDRALGLRTVIATDSPVRRADTYDYDGLVDVLVGLLERYRPTVVHTLDPDPDIQHSDEATRKKDSEQPGYSDHGDHTAVASFSWAALVRWVAEATADGGAIPAFTTTSFRGYYNRHWPKNLPEPVLREKAAHLVPYGGDPSWQCGNAAGCGDYMVGGRRPLTNKKGWVRSTHHRHPGTGPVVATGPDGRLTVYGVLGLRAVRWRETEPGSGQWTEPDDLGGGPLAPALGAATLLDGRQLLFGLRFAALGGHGGANRREVAVLEQRSPGGPFLAWSGLGNPERDDDRGRRIGVPVAVTAPDGRVHLFVRDAGKGVSTRVREADGTWGPWRGLDGAEVQDGLSAAVDGRGRVHLFATGRDRVHHWAQERSGGPVVFRADGPALPVPGGPVDTAATPDGGLALYYRRPEARELTAVRPDGARLAAPAFDGYGPVVAVGTPKGPVLLGRDLAGRVRLHVAGRDAVRTRGVVALGPATPHLGPKGALAVGIGADAYPWSWASHTDTA from the coding sequence GTGAACGAGATACCGGGGGGCCGACCTCACGCTGCCGTCTCCCGTACGACCGGCGCCCCCTCCCCCGCCGACCACACCGGCGACACCGCCCCCGGCACGGCCCCGAGGCGTCCCCGTCCCACCCGTCGCCGCACCCTCGCCGCCGCCCTCGGGCTCGCCGGGGCCACCGCCCTCGCCGGCGCCCTCGGCGGCTGCTCCGTCCCCGCGCCGCGCCGCGGCGGCCCCACCGCGGACCCGGCCCCCGGCATGCCGATCACCGGCTCGCGCCGCGCGCAGCTCATGCAGATCATGGCGCACCCGGACGACGACCTGTACTTCATGAACCCGGACTGCCAGCGCATGGTCGACGCGGGCGTCCCCCTGGTCTGCGTGTACGTCACCGCGGGCGAGCACAACGGCAAGAACCACATCCCCGGCCGCACCGGCGAGACCGTCGCCGACAAGGAGGACTACTCCTCCGCCCGCCACCAGGGCCTGCGCCAGGCGTACGCGCAGATGATCGGCCTGGACCGGTTCACCCCCTGGCAGAAGGGCGTCGCGACCCTGCGCGGCGACCGCCAGGCCGAGATCAACACCCTCGCCCACGGCAACCGCCGCGTGGAACTGGTCTTCCTCAACCTGGCGATGCACGCCCCGCGCCGCTGGATGGCGCTCCCCAGCCTGTGGGAGGACCGCGCACTGGGCCTGCGCACCGTCATCGCGACCGACTCGCCCGTCCGCCGCGCCGACACCTACGACTACGACGGCCTGGTCGACGTCCTCGTCGGGCTGCTGGAGCGCTACCGCCCCACGGTCGTCCACACCCTCGACCCCGACCCCGACATCCAGCACAGCGACGAGGCCACCCGCAAGAAGGACTCCGAGCAGCCCGGCTACTCCGACCACGGCGACCACACCGCCGTCGCCTCCTTCAGCTGGGCGGCGCTGGTCCGCTGGGTCGCCGAGGCCACGGCGGACGGCGGTGCCATACCGGCCTTCACCACCACCTCGTTCCGCGGGTACTACAACCGCCACTGGCCGAAGAACCTCCCCGAGCCGGTGCTGCGCGAGAAGGCCGCGCACCTCGTCCCGTACGGCGGCGACCCCTCCTGGCAGTGCGGCAACGCCGCCGGCTGCGGCGACTACATGGTCGGCGGCAGGCGCCCGCTCACCAACAAGAAGGGATGGGTCCGCTCGACCCACCACCGCCACCCCGGCACCGGCCCGGTCGTCGCGACCGGCCCCGACGGGCGGCTGACCGTCTACGGGGTGCTGGGGCTGCGCGCGGTGCGCTGGCGGGAGACGGAGCCGGGCAGCGGGCAGTGGACCGAGCCGGACGACCTCGGCGGCGGTCCGCTCGCGCCCGCCCTGGGCGCGGCGACCCTCCTGGACGGGCGGCAACTGCTGTTCGGGCTGCGGTTCGCCGCGCTCGGCGGGCACGGCGGCGCCAACCGGCGGGAGGTCGCCGTCCTGGAGCAGCGCTCCCCCGGCGGGCCGTTCCTGGCCTGGTCGGGGCTCGGCAACCCGGAGCGGGACGACGACCGGGGGCGGCGGATCGGCGTGCCGGTGGCGGTGACCGCCCCGGACGGCCGCGTCCACCTCTTCGTACGGGACGCCGGGAAGGGCGTCAGCACACGGGTCCGGGAGGCCGACGGCACCTGGGGCCCCTGGCGCGGCCTCGACGGCGCCGAGGTGCAGGACGGGCTGTCGGCGGCGGTCGACGGGCGGGGGCGCGTGCACCTGTTCGCGACGGGCCGGGACCGCGTCCACCACTGGGCGCAGGAGCGGTCCGGCGGGCCGGTGGTCTTCCGCGCGGACGGGCCCGCGCTGCCGGTGCCGGGCGGCCCGGTCGACACGGCCGCCACGCCGGACGGGGGGCTCGCGCTGTACTACCGGCGGCCCGAGGCACGGGAGCTGACGGCCGTACGGCCGGACGGCGCCCGGCTCGCGGCGCCCGCCTTCGACGGGTACGGCCCGGTCGTCGCGGTCGGCACGCCGAAGGGGCCCGTGCTGCTGGGCCGGGACCTGGCCGGGCGCGTCCGGCTGCACGTGGCGGGGCGCGACGCGGTGCGGACGCGGGGCGTGGTCGCGCTCGGGCCGGCGACCCCGCACCTGGGGCCGAAGGGCGCCCTGGCGGTGGGCATCGGCGCGGACGCCTACCCGTGGTCGTGGGCCTCCCACACGGACACCGCCTGA
- a CDS encoding poly(A) polymerase: MRTSDEIYHRVRWDSRFDPARFVMGVMQRGAEPKRVPLAAFVPGGDIPWHRVLFFEADGEVVWDRATGVDRIDASGAGRVREARLLRSPFFTARQPHVWDAGAGRWVAGGGASGGGGDSEVQAADVAGGGASGGGRASGGGGAGASGGGGGLRVLTWNTLWDRYDGDLIDTARRRPLLLDALRDADADVIALQEAEPALLRLLLAAPWVRERYVLGTDPAGPDVGECGLLLLSRLPVREAAIHVLGPHKAVTAMVVDTGAERPLTVAATHLSSDHSQDGAGRRNAELARLAEGFAAVAGDLVLVGDFNDGGDLPETALGMRDAWTEAHGPADRTPTFDPGANPLAAVSSLSGRAARLDRVLLRAERARVDTAELTGREPGPGGLYVSDHYGVLVDLALDGAGAPGALDVRPTPRTAVAWLPPAALWPPIQDVRRAHDPQIRRWPPHVNLLFGFVPEARFERAAELVAEAVRGVAPFEARLQGVHTFGHREGATVWLDPGAGGEAPWRELRRALEQRFPRCRGHRRGFTPHLSLGRTADPEAVARAAEDRFGGPLTAPVAEVALLSRRGGEPMRVRAVVSLGTGEVRWYDDGAPYPAGTGLPDGGAAGAGGGRAGDGRAGDAVGGCGMEAEAAGGEAAGAEAAGGEAAVSGRVGRAPAPAATSAPSASAPADAVERVLRAVGRALPGAEVHVVGSRRMGCDLPGADLDLVAAVPGAPDLADLRERVAAALPAGAGPVREVVGARVPGFRFEAHGGLGVDLAVVPTGAVPPRDAVARRAELGEPAAVALSAVADADAVRAYVGDRHADFARLAREVKAWARARGLDAAPLGGLPGLAWALLAARTVREAEAGDAASPRALLRSFFATWAAWDWRLPVDAAPVDAAPVDAAAPVDEEPLDGTTAPGASGLPVAVTTPTYPRRPCTDQVTPGGRDLLVRELYRAWELLEAGGEADARLLDPPPMHRRHAAWAVVTVPRGPLEGRVRGRTRALLAALAEAGAPDAHAWPRPYAQGPDSVAYAIGLGAEPPDAAALADVAGRRLRGLPGVTLTWADGGDVPTLG, translated from the coding sequence ATGCGCACGAGCGACGAGATCTACCACCGGGTTCGCTGGGACTCCCGGTTCGACCCGGCGCGCTTCGTGATGGGCGTCATGCAGCGCGGGGCGGAGCCGAAGCGGGTGCCGCTGGCGGCGTTCGTGCCGGGTGGGGACATCCCGTGGCACCGGGTGCTGTTCTTCGAGGCCGACGGCGAGGTCGTCTGGGACCGGGCGACCGGGGTGGACCGGATCGACGCCTCGGGGGCGGGGCGGGTGCGGGAGGCCCGGCTGCTGCGCTCGCCCTTCTTCACGGCACGGCAGCCGCACGTGTGGGACGCGGGGGCCGGGCGGTGGGTCGCGGGGGGCGGGGCGTCCGGCGGAGGCGGGGACTCCGAGGTCCAGGCGGCCGACGTGGCCGGGGGCGGGGCGTCCGGTGGCGGCAGGGCGTCCGGCGGGGGCGGGGCCGGGGCGTCCGGCGGGGGCGGGGGCTTGCGGGTGCTGACCTGGAACACCCTGTGGGACCGGTACGACGGCGACCTCATCGACACCGCGCGCCGCCGGCCGCTCCTGCTGGACGCCCTGCGCGACGCCGACGCGGACGTGATCGCCCTCCAGGAGGCGGAACCCGCGCTGCTGCGCCTGCTGCTGGCGGCGCCGTGGGTGCGGGAGCGGTACGTGCTCGGCACCGACCCGGCCGGGCCGGACGTCGGCGAGTGCGGGCTGCTGCTGCTCAGCCGGTTGCCGGTCCGGGAGGCCGCCATCCATGTGCTCGGGCCACACAAGGCGGTCACGGCCATGGTGGTGGACACCGGTGCCGAGCGGCCGCTGACCGTGGCGGCCACCCACCTGAGCAGCGACCACTCGCAGGACGGCGCCGGGCGGCGGAACGCCGAGCTGGCGCGGCTCGCCGAGGGGTTCGCCGCCGTCGCGGGCGACCTCGTGCTGGTCGGCGACTTCAACGACGGCGGCGACCTGCCGGAGACCGCCCTGGGCATGCGCGACGCCTGGACCGAGGCGCACGGGCCCGCCGACCGGACGCCGACCTTCGATCCGGGCGCCAACCCGCTGGCCGCCGTGTCGTCCCTGTCCGGGCGGGCGGCCCGCCTCGACCGGGTCCTCCTGCGCGCCGAGCGCGCACGGGTGGACACCGCCGAGCTGACCGGCCGCGAGCCGGGGCCCGGCGGGCTGTACGTCTCCGACCACTACGGCGTGCTGGTCGACCTGGCCCTCGACGGGGCGGGCGCGCCGGGCGCGCTCGACGTGCGGCCGACCCCGAGGACGGCGGTCGCGTGGCTGCCGCCCGCCGCGCTGTGGCCGCCGATCCAGGATGTGCGCCGCGCACACGACCCGCAGATCCGGCGGTGGCCGCCCCACGTGAACCTGCTGTTCGGGTTCGTCCCGGAGGCGCGGTTCGAGCGGGCGGCGGAACTGGTGGCGGAGGCGGTGCGGGGCGTCGCGCCCTTCGAGGCGCGGCTCCAGGGCGTCCACACCTTCGGGCACCGCGAGGGCGCCACCGTGTGGCTGGACCCGGGCGCCGGGGGCGAGGCCCCGTGGCGGGAGCTGCGGCGCGCCCTGGAGCAGCGCTTCCCCCGCTGCCGGGGGCACCGGCGGGGCTTCACCCCGCACCTGAGTCTCGGCCGGACGGCCGATCCCGAGGCGGTGGCGCGGGCGGCGGAGGACCGGTTCGGCGGCCCGCTCACGGCGCCCGTCGCGGAGGTGGCGCTGCTGTCCCGGCGCGGCGGCGAACCCATGCGGGTGCGGGCGGTGGTGTCGCTCGGCACGGGCGAGGTGCGCTGGTACGACGACGGGGCCCCGTACCCCGCCGGGACCGGCCTCCCGGACGGGGGCGCCGCCGGCGCCGGTGGCGGGCGTGCCGGGGACGGGCGTGCCGGGGACGCCGTGGGCGGATGCGGCATGGAGGCGGAAGCCGCAGGCGGGGAGGCCGCGGGCGCGGAAGCCGCGGGCGGGGAGGCCGCCGTCTCGGGGCGCGTCGGACGGGCACCCGCCCCAGCGGCGACCTCCGCCCCGAGCGCCTCCGCCCCTGCGGACGCCGTCGAGCGCGTCCTCCGGGCCGTGGGCCGGGCGCTGCCCGGCGCCGAGGTGCACGTCGTCGGGTCGCGGCGCATGGGGTGCGACCTGCCCGGCGCCGACCTGGACCTCGTGGCGGCCGTCCCCGGCGCCCCGGACCTCGCGGACCTGCGGGAGCGGGTGGCCGCCGCGCTGCCCGCGGGCGCGGGCCCCGTGCGGGAGGTCGTCGGGGCGCGCGTACCGGGGTTCCGCTTCGAGGCGCACGGGGGGCTCGGGGTCGACCTGGCCGTCGTGCCCACCGGTGCGGTGCCGCCCCGCGACGCCGTGGCGCGCCGCGCCGAACTGGGCGAGCCGGCCGCCGTCGCGCTCAGCGCCGTCGCCGACGCGGACGCCGTACGGGCGTACGTCGGCGACCGGCACGCGGACTTCGCCCGCCTCGCGCGGGAGGTGAAGGCGTGGGCGCGGGCGCGCGGGCTGGACGCGGCGCCGCTCGGCGGACTGCCTGGCCTGGCCTGGGCGCTGCTGGCCGCCCGTACCGTGCGGGAGGCGGAGGCCGGGGACGCCGCGAGTCCGCGGGCACTGCTGCGGAGCTTCTTCGCGACCTGGGCCGCCTGGGACTGGCGGCTCCCGGTGGACGCCGCCCCCGTGGACGCCGCCCCCGTGGACGCCGCCGCCCCCGTGGACGAGGAGCCCCTGGACGGGACGACCGCGCCCGGCGCCTCGGGCCTCCCCGTCGCGGTGACCACGCCCACGTACCCGCGCCGCCCCTGCACCGACCAGGTCACGCCCGGCGGCCGGGACCTGCTGGTGCGGGAGCTGTACCGGGCGTGGGAGCTGCTGGAGGCCGGCGGCGAGGCGGACGCCCGGCTGCTCGACCCGCCGCCGATGCACCGCCGCCACGCCGCCTGGGCGGTGGTGACCGTGCCGCGCGGCCCGTTGGAGGGGCGCGTCCGGGGCCGTACGCGCGCCCTGCTCGCCGCCCTCGCGGAGGCGGGCGCGCCGGACGCCCACGCGTGGCCGCGCCCGTACGCGCAGGGCCCGGACTCGGTGGCGTACGCGATCGGCCTGGGCGCCGAGCCGCCGGACGCCGCCGCCCTCGCGGACGTGGCCGGCCGCCGGCTGCGCGGCCTTCCGGGCGTGACGCTCACCTGGGCGGACGGTGGGGACGTCCCCACCCTGGGCTGA
- a CDS encoding RNA ligase family protein, with amino-acid sequence MRTHYPRTPHLPWSPGASGDDVRVGDLSGFAGREVVVTEKLDGENTTLYADGLHARSLDSAHHPSRAWVKALHGRIAHAIPEGWRVCGENMYARHSIPYDGLDSYFYGFSVWDELGWCPGWDHTVAFLRELGVPVPRVLWRGVFDERALRRLAVDTRTTEGYVVRTADGFMAEEFGRRVAKWVRPGHVRTGTHWMHTAVTPNRLGPAAALWEVRSGGAVDVGALLGAVDGRGALGAVGLPERDAAGPGAGADVDAGAGAGAGADAEAAAGVAARVGGLGDRRLSGVLAALLHDERRGLLAGRLAPALGLPLARRVADLVGLHARLWRPYPDEERRGGLVRLSHAADLDVLHAVAAALAPGPAERDQVEWSALHAGELGDTGAVDGAFRAALRGLAEDAAARCLAEARELYALGRVGSPEEAVAATWRLRDGTFPHLVHLVGPSGSGKSTFARGLTGADAHVSLDALREERGDRADQRDGGAIVRAGLERLDAALARGGTVVWDATSLNPHQRSLVHAVARRRDALVTHVVALVDDAELVRRNAVREHPVPAGVLEAQLRRFVPPYPGQAHRTWYVGAGGTVEEEA; translated from the coding sequence ATGCGCACGCACTATCCGCGTACGCCGCACCTGCCGTGGTCGCCCGGAGCGTCGGGCGACGACGTGCGCGTCGGGGACCTGTCCGGGTTCGCCGGGCGGGAGGTCGTGGTCACCGAGAAGCTGGACGGCGAGAACACCACCCTGTACGCCGACGGGCTGCACGCCCGGTCCCTCGACTCCGCCCACCATCCGTCGCGGGCCTGGGTGAAGGCGCTGCACGGGCGTATCGCACACGCCATACCGGAGGGGTGGAGGGTGTGCGGCGAGAACATGTACGCGCGGCACTCCATCCCGTACGACGGTCTGGACAGCTACTTCTACGGGTTCTCCGTGTGGGACGAGCTGGGGTGGTGCCCTGGTTGGGACCACACCGTCGCCTTCCTGCGCGAGCTGGGCGTGCCGGTCCCGCGCGTGCTGTGGCGGGGCGTGTTCGACGAGCGGGCGCTGCGGCGGCTGGCGGTCGACACGCGGACGACGGAGGGGTACGTCGTGCGGACCGCCGACGGGTTCATGGCCGAGGAGTTCGGGCGGCGCGTCGCCAAGTGGGTGCGGCCCGGGCACGTACGGACCGGCACGCACTGGATGCACACCGCCGTGACGCCGAACCGGCTGGGGCCCGCGGCGGCCCTGTGGGAGGTGCGGTCGGGGGGCGCCGTGGACGTCGGGGCGCTGCTCGGTGCCGTGGACGGGCGGGGGGCGCTCGGTGCCGTCGGCCTGCCGGAGCGGGACGCCGCGGGGCCGGGGGCGGGGGCGGACGTGGACGCGGGGGCGGGGGCGGGGGCAGGGGCGGACGCGGAGGCCGCCGCCGGGGTCGCCGCGCGGGTCGGAGGGCTCGGGGACCGGCGGCTCTCCGGGGTGCTGGCCGCGCTGCTGCACGACGAACGGCGGGGCCTGCTGGCCGGACGGCTCGCGCCCGCGCTGGGGCTGCCGCTCGCGCGGCGCGTCGCCGACCTGGTGGGGCTGCACGCCCGGCTGTGGCGCCCGTACCCGGACGAGGAGCGCCGGGGCGGGCTCGTACGGCTGTCGCACGCCGCCGACCTGGACGTCCTGCACGCCGTCGCCGCCGCCCTGGCGCCCGGCCCGGCGGAGCGGGACCAGGTGGAGTGGTCCGCGCTGCACGCCGGGGAGCTGGGGGACACCGGGGCGGTCGACGGGGCGTTCCGCGCGGCGCTGCGGGGGCTCGCCGAGGACGCCGCCGCCCGGTGCCTGGCCGAGGCGCGGGAGCTGTACGCCCTCGGCAGGGTCGGCAGCCCCGAGGAGGCCGTCGCCGCCACCTGGCGGCTGCGCGACGGGACGTTTCCGCACCTGGTGCACCTGGTGGGGCCGTCCGGCAGCGGCAAGAGCACCTTCGCCCGGGGCCTGACCGGGGCGGACGCGCACGTGTCGCTGGACGCGCTGCGCGAGGAGCGCGGCGACCGGGCCGACCAGCGGGACGGGGGCGCGATCGTGCGCGCGGGGCTGGAGCGGCTCGACGCGGCGCTGGCGCGGGGCGGCACGGTCGTGTGGGACGCCACCTCGCTCAACCCGCACCAGCGGTCCCTGGTCCACGCGGTCGCCCGGCGCCGGGACGCGCTGGTCACGCACGTGGTGGCACTGGTCGACGACGCCGAGCTGGTCCGGCGCAACGCGGTGCGCGAGCACCCGGTGCCGGCCGGGGTCCTGGAGGCGCAGCTGCGCCGGTTCGTGCCGCCGTACCCGGGCCAGGCGCACCGCACCTGGTACGTCGGCGCCGGTGGCACCGTGGAGGAGGAGGCGTAG
- a CDS encoding MarR family transcriptional regulator, whose amino-acid sequence MTSTTVAAATAVPGTTTAPAGPAAAGSTGVAPATDGTTKVAPAPADPAATDEDLAAQPIGYWSHVVHKAVIRRLRDAMADLDLTQPLWWTLNRLAAAGPGGASREELAAGLVALADDPDEIPRIPARLAYRGWTTEDEGGVLRLTGEGAAAHARTRALVTDVRARLHEGVTDEEYAAALRVLRRIARNAEAGDGGA is encoded by the coding sequence ATGACTTCCACCACAGTCGCCGCCGCCACAGCCGTCCCTGGCACCACGACCGCCCCTGCCGGCCCCGCCGCCGCAGGCTCCACCGGGGTCGCCCCCGCCACGGACGGCACGACCAAGGTCGCCCCCGCCCCGGCAGACCCCGCCGCCACGGACGAGGACCTCGCCGCCCAGCCCATCGGCTACTGGAGCCACGTCGTCCACAAGGCCGTCATCCGCCGTCTCCGGGATGCCATGGCGGACCTCGACCTCACCCAGCCCCTCTGGTGGACCCTCAACCGCCTGGCCGCCGCCGGACCGGGCGGCGCCTCCCGCGAGGAGCTGGCCGCCGGACTGGTGGCGCTGGCCGACGACCCCGACGAGATCCCGCGCATCCCGGCCCGGCTGGCGTACCGGGGCTGGACGACGGAGGACGAGGGGGGCGTGCTGCGCCTGACCGGCGAGGGCGCCGCCGCGCACGCGCGGACGCGGGCACTCGTCACCGACGTGCGGGCGCGGCTGCACGAGGGCGTGACCGACGAGGAGTACGCCGCGGCCCTGCGCGTCCTGCGGCGGATCGCCCGCAACGCCGAGGCCGGTGACGGCGGGGCGTAG